In one window of Zygosaccharomyces rouxii strain CBS732 chromosome E complete sequence DNA:
- a CDS encoding uncharacterized protein (conserved hypothetical protein), producing the protein MTRQSRQGSIIEGPHAVGAPNPAVVNAALAEELEAETRVGPDGIVRSATPDTPSIPLVKDIVPTYRLDGHVTIVTGGSGGLAHTLSQALVAQGSQVALVDLAVEKLARVERELQEFIKVNKLTPVNISTWECDISDPQEVEELINSIPRDHDGLIPDKLVHTAGYCQNVPAHEYNARKAEHLVKVNLLGSLYICQAMTRQLIERSKRRRSIAALRGSVGEAVPQFPNASFVLIGSMSGIIVNTPQPQVAYNMAKAGVIHMVKSLACEWARYGIRVNAISPGYIATPLTKQVIGASPEGLALQEQWTSRIPMERMAEPKEFVGAMLYLLSRTASSYTTGENLVVDGGYTNF; encoded by the coding sequence ATGACTAGACAATCTAGACAAGGAAGTATCATTGAAGGTCCTCACGCCGTGGGTGCCCCAAACCCAGCTGTGGTTAATGCTGCATTAgctgaagaattagaagctGAAACTCGTGTTGGTCCAGATGGTATCGTTAGGTCTGCCACTCCAGACACACCATCGATTCCATTAGTCAAGGACATCGTGCCCACTTATAGGCTAGACGGCCATGTTACCATTGTTACCGGTGGTTCTGGTGGTCTTGCACATACTCTATCGCAGGCACTAGTTGCTCAAGGCTCTCAGGTGGCCCTGGTAGACTTGGCTGTAGAAAAGTTGGCACGTGTGGAGAGAGAGTTGCAAGAGTTCATCAAGGTGAACAAGCTGACTCCCGTAAACATTTCTACCTGGGAGTGTGACATCAGTGATCCACAGgaagtggaagaattgattaattcTATTCCACGTGATCACGACGGTTTGATTCCGGATAAATTAGTGCATACTGCAGGTTACTGTCAAAATGTTCCTGCTCATGAATACAATGCTAGGAAGGCTGAGCATTTGGTCAAAGTTAACCTACTGGGGTCTTTGTACATTTGTCAGGCCATGACTAGACAATTGATTGAACGTagcaagagaagaagatctaTTGCTGCTTTGAGGGGATCTGTAGGTGAAGCAGTGCCACAATTCCCTAACGCTTCATTCGTTTTGATCGGATCCATGTCTGGTATAATCGTTAACACCCCACAACCTCAAGTCGCCTACAACATGGCCAAGGCAGGTGTTATTCATATGGTTAAATCTCTGGCATGTGAATGGGCTCGTTATGGTATTCGTGTTAATGCCATTTCTCCAGGTTACATCGCTACACCATTGACTAAGCAAGTCATTGGTGCATCGCCAGAAGGTTTAGCTCTGCAGGAACAGTGGACCTCGAGAATCCCAATGGAGCGTATGGCTGAACCAAAGGAATTCGTCGGTGCTATGTTGTATCTGTTGAGTAGAACGGCATCTTCTTACACTACTGGTGAGAACTTGGTCGTGGATGGTGGTTACACCAacttctaa
- the MAK31 gene encoding Mak31p (similar to uniprot|P23059 Saccharomyces cerevisiae YCR020C-A MAK31 Non-catalytic subunit of N-terminal acetyltransferase of the NatC type required for replication of dsRNA virus member of the Sm protein family), whose protein sequence is MSKDLSQVSMEGLKLPDFVGCTLYVNLHNNRILKGSLMALDAQLNLLLDHVQERAGDGNRRTLGLVSVPRKTIQAIKVPQAELNQLVQFKRNLLKNVV, encoded by the coding sequence atgaGCAAAGATCTCAGCCAAGTCTCCATGGAGGGTTTAAAACTACCAGATTTTGTCGGCTGTACGCTTTACGTTAATTTACATAACAATAGAATACTAAAAGGCTCACTAATGGCCCTTGACGCTCAATTGAACTTACTGCTTGATCATGTGCAAGAGCGTGCAGGTGATGGTAATCGAAGGACTTTGGGTCTGGTGAGCGTTCCAAGGAAGACTATCCAAGCTATCAAAGTACCACAAGCTGAACtaaatcaattggttcaattCAAGCGaaatttattgaaaaatgtggTCTGA
- the HTL1 gene encoding Htl1p (similar to uniprot|Q9URQ5 Saccharomyces cerevisiae YCR020W-B), translating to MSSASNSQRKYNNITLKTLTAYQLMSQRERMCELFQLLDDSERHEHIVNPLKQENICNSMKENLRDIKNELGTN from the coding sequence ATGAGTAGTGCCTCCAATTCTCAGCGCAAGTACAACAATATCACGCTCAAGACATTAACAGCTTACCAGCTGATGTCGCAAAGAGAACGGATGTGTGAACTGTTCCAACTGTTAGATGATTCGGAACGTCATGAACATATTGTCAATCCTTTGAAACAGGAGAACATCTGCAACTCGATGAAAGAGAACCTAAGAGACATAAAGAATGAGTTGGGTACCAATTGA
- the EDC3 gene encoding Edc3p (similar to uniprot|P39998 Saccharomyces cerevisiae YEL015W EDC3 Non-essential conserved protein of unknown function plays a role in mRNA decapping by specifically affecting the function of the decapping enzyme Dcp1p localizes to cytoplasmic mRNA processing bodies), whose product MSQFVGFGVQVELKDGKRIQGRIAKATAKGLTLNDVVFGDGGTSQAFKVRASRLKDLKVLSVARKTHHTPKVSPPASQGQDWQNDDVNKLKQQDDFDFQGNLKMFNKKDVFAQLKQQDDVQPQQRLVSHNKKPENIANDQSVIPNAKEDAWDVDDEKYYDAQLLPVTKSINITHLLHNKGGDDQEADEEEEEEEESEEEKVIAKIKQALRSDRPALLRAKEINLQVLMANPVQLLEMERVSAEQYGIHAPIVVENFGNNASFVLKQKLGGRIRLRLDNMNPGPLVVIMASDSYRSGARALSLGRHLCQTGHVRVVVVFISQDLQDNHVLQQMDLFRRSGGKIVNGITQLESLVDKLNTPVECVIDAIQGFDCNLSDLYYNEALSPLENRVRSLIQWCNSLHNVQIWSLDIPAGFDSTTGTQNFDDAVRATGVLSSGWPLAALHAVKDQLKDQLTEVVAIDVGTPQGVYAQTSLRKFQSYDVFVTEGSLSLDI is encoded by the coding sequence ATGTCTCAGTTTGTGGGATTCGGCGTTCAGGTGGAATTGAAAGACGGTAAAAGAATCCAAGGTAGAATCGCAAAGGCCACCGCTAAGGGACTTACGTTAAACGATGTTGTATTTGGTGATGGCGGAACTTCACAGGCTTTTAAGGTTAGAGCCTCGAGACTGAAGGACTTGAAAGTTTTAAGTGTAGCGAGGAAAACCCATCATACTCCCAAGGTTTCACCACCGGCTTCGCAAGGTCAAGATTGGcaaaatgatgatgttaaCAAATTAAAGCAACAGGACGATTTTGATTTCCAAggaaatttgaagatgtttaACAAGAAGGATGTATTTGCACAATTAAAACAACAGGATGATGTACAACCTCAGCAGAGATTAGTATCACATAACAAAAAACCTGAGAATATTGCTAATGATCAATCGGTTATACCAAATGCAAAGGAGGATGCATGGGATGTAGATGATGAGAAGTATTACGATGCACAACTGTTACCAGTTACAAAATCTATAAATATAACCCATCTTTTACATAACAAAGGTGGAGATGATCAAGAAGCAGAtgaggaggaggaggaggaggaggaaagtgaagaggaaaaagtTATTGCCAAAATCAAACAGGCATTGAGAAGTGATCGTCCAGCGTTGTTACGCGCTAAGGAAATTAATTTACAGGTTTTAATGGCTAACCCGGTACAATTGCTGGAGATGGAACGCGTAAGTGCTGAACAATACGGTATACATGCACCAATAGTAgtggaaaattttggtaataaTGCATCATTTGTTCTAAAGCAAAAATTGGGTGGTCGTATTAGACTTCGCCTTGATAATATGAATCCGGGCCCAttagtggtaataatggCATCAGATTCTTACAGATCGGGTGCTAGAGCCCTTTCATTAGGACGTCATCTTTGTCAAACCGGCCATGTACgtgttgttgttgtatTTATCTCTCAAGACTTACAGGATAACCACGTATTGCAGCAAATGGATCTTTTCCGCCGCAGCGGTGGTAAAATAGTCAATGGTATCACGCAGTTGGAATCCCTAGTTGACAAATTAAATACGCCGGTAGAATGCGTTATCGATGCCATTCAAGGGTTCGACTGTAATCTTTCAGATCTTTACTACAACGAAGCTCTTAGCCCATTAGAAAATCGCGTAAGGTCATTAATTCAATGGTGTAACTCTTTACACAATGTACAAATTTGGTCATTGGATATTCCAGCAGGCTTTGACTCTACAACAGGTACACAAAATTTCGATGATGCTGTGAGGGCAACAGGTGTGCTAAGTTCAGGATGGCCACTGGCGGCATTACATGCTGTCAAGGACCAACTGAAGGACCAATTGACAGAAGTAGTAGCAATTGACGTGGGAACTCCACAGGGAGTCTACGCACAAACTTCACTACGCAAATTTCAATCGTATGACGTTTTTGTCACAGAAGGATCTTTATCATTGGATATATAG
- the UBC8 gene encoding E2 ubiquitin-conjugating protein UBC8 (highly similar to uniprot|P28263 Saccharomyces cerevisiae YEL012W UBC8 Ubiquitin-conjugating enzyme that negatively regulates gluconeogenesis by mediating the glucose-induced ubiquitination of fructose-1 6-bisphosphatase (FBPase) cytoplasmic enzyme that catalyzes the ubiquitination of histones in vitro) codes for MSGGNSKRRIETDVMKLLMSDHEVELVNDNMQEFHVKFHGPKDTPYETGVWRLHVELPDNYPYKSPSIGFVNKIFHPNIDIASGSICLDVINSTWSPLYDLKNIVEWMIPGLLKEPNGSDPLNNEAATLQLRDKKLYEEKIKEYIDKYACAEKYEQLFGTDDEDDDEDDDEDDEQENDEDDDEDVDGNGDEEVDGGSEELSDIEVSDEE; via the exons ATGAG TGGAGGAAATTCCAAAAGGAGAATCGAAACCGATGTTATGAAACTATTGATGAGCGATCATGAAGTGGAGCTAgttaatgataatatgCAAGAATTCCATGTTAAATTTCATGGACCCAAAGATACACCGTACGAGACTGGTGTTTGGAGACTTCATGTGGAACTGCCGGACAACTACCCTTACAAGTCACCAAGTATTGGTTTCGTCAACAAGATTTTCCATCCCAACATTGATATTGCATCGGGATCAATCTGTTTAGATGTTATTAATTCGACATGGTCGCCCCTCTacgatttgaaaaacattGTCGAATGGATGATACCAGGACTGTTAAAGGAACCCAACGGTAGTGATCCACTGAACAACGAAGCCGCAACATTACAGTTAAGAGATAAGAAATTGTACGAGGAGAAAATTAAGGAGTACATCGACAAATACGCCTGTGCAGAAAAATACGAGCAGTTGTTCGGTACAGACGACGAAgacgacgatgaagatgacgatgaagacGACGAGCAAGAgaacgatgaagatgacgacGAAGATGTCGATGGTAatggagatgaagaagtcGACGGTGGAAGTGAAGAGTTAAGCGACATAGAGGTTAGTGACGAGGAATGA
- the PET18 gene encoding Pet18p (similar to uniprot|P25362 Saccharomyces cerevisiae YCR020C PET18 Protein required for respiratory growth and stability of the mitochondrial genome), producing the protein MTTTTESLLAKYGDLFEKATTHSLTKELCLGTLEDRKLFIYLAQDLQFFEEGLRLMCKIASLAPAPESLITLAQKIGFFANDENTYFRDALKLLEPSVDESSTHWMNNRLPQVETYVGQLIAMTRENNWQYPQLITYLWCAEIVYWQWAHNLPRSSNLHWKHQTWIDLHDGKHFQEWCDFLRDEVNQYPLKEVESTFEKILKFEYGFFDSCYNA; encoded by the coding sequence ATGACAACCACAACTGAGAGCTTATTAGCCAAATATGGCGACCTTTTCGAAAAGGCTACCACTCATTCATTGACCAAGGAACTATGCCTGGGAACCCTGGAGGATCGTAAACTTTTCATCTACTTGGCGCAAGATCTACAATTCTTCGAAGAAGGTTTGAGACTCATGTGTAAAATTGCATCATTAGCCCCTGCACCTGAAAGTTTAATCACACTAGCTCAAAAGATTGGATTCTTTGccaatgatgaaaatactTATTTCCGTGATGCGCTTAAACTTTTAGAGCCTAGTGTCGATGAAAGTTCCACCCATTGGATGAACAACCGTCTACCGCAGGTGGAAACTTACGTGGGTCAATTGATCGCCATGACTCGTGAAAACAACTGGCAATACCCTCAATTGATCACTTACCTATGGTGTGCAGAGATCGTATACTGGCAATGGGCTCATAATCTACCCAGATCTTCAAATCTACACTGGAAGCATCAAACTTGGATCGATTTGCACGATGGCAAACACTTTCAGGAATGGTGTGATTTCCTCAGAGATGAAGTTAACCAGTACCCCTTGAAAGAGGTCGAATccacctttgaaaaaatcttgaagTTCGAATACGGGTTTTTCGACTCGTGCTATAACGCCTAA
- the NPP2 gene encoding nucleotide diphosphatase/phosphodiesterase NPP2 (some similarities with uniprot|P25353 Saccharomyces cerevisiae YCR026C NPP1 Hypothetical ORF and to YEL016C uniprot|P39997 Saccharomyces cerevisiae YEL016C NPP2 Hypothetical ORF), with amino-acid sequence MFLLPLSLVLSILLVVILTGLRDSYNNRYKPHGFDPSAKYSNGTHEFYPITLVLSLDGFHPSLISKEATPFLHELYTLQQPNTSVAPFIVPSFPSQTFPNHWSIVTGKYPSENGIVANWFWDHSLEKQFGPGNIDPELWETASEPIWSTLENAFFADTFKSAAHMWPGCEVQGRTPHFFTAFNDSETLEEKSESIFRNYVDGKRDASERPQLILAYAPQPDAYGHEYGYPAPHTPSFRELLNKIDSYVSRVFAALDQRHMRHFTNVVILSDHGMATVPSHNVLLEKEILPDDLRTQHVSHSYLEGPALAIYTPNASHVERQLIKRLERLKIGKNFHVTRNLQQEFGYKLSGERTADIWVLPDVHYAVAHQRRLLGTHGYNNSSPEMRALFIANGPAFTEGYVEPFENVAIHGLLLELAGWKSEPHVGRPSHKIATADTKPQGLLVPLRSPPQDDLALLSRIFGNGSSYNAVFHNETTKLDAVVPEKQQQDFSSLLGEIVGELQAELAEWGSNDK; translated from the coding sequence ATGTTTCTACTGCCCCTATCCCTCGTTCTGTCGATACTTTTAGTAGTCATACTTACGGGATTAAGAGATAGTTATAATAATCGATACAAGCCTCATGGGTTCGACCCCTCTGCGAAATATTCAAACGGTACCCATGAATTCTATCCAATAACCCTCGTACTCTCTCTTGATGGGTTTCACCCATCGTTAATATCTAAGGAGGCGACGCCCTTTTTACACGAACTGTATACTCTACAACAGCCAAACACCTCAGTGGCGCCCTTTATAGTACCAAGTTTCCCCTCACAGACCTTCCCCAATCATTGGTCAATAGTCACAGGCAAATATCCAAGCGAAAACGGTATTGTCGCCAATTGGTTTTGGGACCATTCGTTGGAGAAACAGTTTGGTCCCGGAAATATCGATCCAGAACTATGGGAAACGGCTTCTGAACCCATTTGGTCTACGTTGGAAAATGCCTTCTTTGCGGACACCTTCAAGAGTGCCGCCCACATGTGGCCCGGATGCGAGGTGCAGGGACGCACCCCGCATTTTTTTACCGCATTCAACGACTCCGAGACTCTCGAGGAAAAATCGGAGTCCATTTTTCGAAACTACGTCGACGGCAAGCGTGATGCAAGCGAAAGACCACAATTAATACTTGCGTATGCACCTCAACCGGATGCATATGGACATGAATACGGGTATCCAGCACCACATACACCTTCTTTCCGCGAGTTGCTAAACAAAATTGATTCCTACGTGTCACGTGTCTTTGCGGCGCTCGACCAACGCCATATGCGCCATTTTACAAACGTTGTAATACTCTCCGATCACGGTATGGCAACCGTTCCGTCACATAATGTGCTGCTGGAGAAGGAGATCCTTCCAGACGACCTACGGACACAGCATGTTTCACATTCCTACTTGGAAGGTCCCGCCCTAGCTATATATACCCCAAACGCAAGTCACGTGGAACGGCAATTGATAAAAAGGCTCGAGAGATTAAAAATCGGTAAAAACTTTCATGTGACGAGAAACCTCCAACAGGAATTCGGCTATAAACTTTCCGGAGAGAGAACTGCTGACATCTGGGTTCTGCCTGACGTCCATTATGCTGTAGCTCACCAGAGACGACTATTGGGAACACATGGCTACAACAATAGCTCACCAGAGATGCGTGCGCTTTTTATCGCGAACGGCCCCGCGTTTACCGAGGGGTATGTTGAGCCATTTGAAAACGTCGCAATACACGGATTATTACTCGAACTCGCTGGTTGGAAATCCGAGCCGCATGTAGGCCGTCCTAGTCATAAAATCGCTACCGCCGACACTAAACCTCAAGGTCTGCTTGTACCGCTACGCTCACCACCACAGGACGATCTCGCTTTGTTAAGCCGCATATTCGGCAATGGGTCTTCTTACAACGCCGTATTCCATAACGAGACAACCAAGCTAGACGCGGTCGTACCCgaaaaacaacaacaagattTTTCTAGCTTACTGGGAGAAATTGTCGGTGAGCTACAAGCGGAGCTAGCCGAATGGGGAAGTAACGATAAGTAG
- the MAK32 gene encoding Mak32p (similar to uniprot|P23060 Saccharomyces cerevisiae YCR019W MAK32 Protein necessary for structural stability of L-A double-stranded RNA-containing particles) — MRELQHLQETPMEPTSNELGPLVTTNGMFIIDEIHEQDGKVHTDIPGGGGMFAMLGACIVTSSAQVSENLKWIIDRGHDFPPSLTSVIESWGTGVHFRDDNSRYTTRGGNFYRNEDLREFEYLTPKKQITVQDWIDSWGLEVLSQLKCIHLLCSAERCLQILDQLAEKQLGPKTFVWEPIPDLCNQEHAPQIMRVLQRPETVIFSPNAEEGARLLGDEEPLQLDQVLEYIWKFDNLISPHHSCVLRCGKMGSVALSSRDIHTRKRQVIHYPAYHSASPEKVVDPTGGGNSYLGAFCLGYSLTQDLHVASICGNLAAGCVIEQVGIPHFDHSTRQWNGLTLPQRIHHYLQTYHISQYTSLDMYQQLSP; from the coding sequence ATGCGAGAACTACAGCACCTTCAAGAAACCCCAATGGAACCCACTTCGAATGAATTGGGGCCCCTGGTGACTACCAATGGTATGTTcatcattgatgaaatccATGAGCAAGATGGCAAAGTACACACGGATATTCCTGGAGGTGGGGGTATGTTTGCCATGCTTGGTGCATGCATTGTAACCAGCTCAGCCCAAGTTTCCgaaaatttaaaatggaTTATAGATCGTGGTCATGATTTCCCACCATCTTTAACCTCTGTAATTGAATCTTGGGGGACAGGAGTTCATTTCAGAGATGATAATTCGAGGTATACCACCAGAGGTGGGAATTTCTACAGAAATGAAGACTTGAGAGAGTTTGAATATTTGACTCCCAAGAAACAAATTACGGTACAGGATTGGATTGATAGTTGGGGTCTTGAGGTACTGTCACAGCTGAAATGTATCCATTTACTTTGTTCAGCTGAGAGGTGTCTTCAAATACTAGATCAACTCGCAGAGAAGCAACTTGGTCCCAAGACGTTTGTATGGGAACCAATTCCTGATTTATGTAACCAGGAACATGCTCCCCAAATCATGCGTGTGCTTCAGAGACCAGAAACTGTTATCTTTTCCCCTAATGCTGAGGAAGGCGCCAGATTGTTGGGAGATGAAGAACCCTTACAGTTGGATCAAGTTCTAGAGTACATTTGGAAATTCGACAACTTGATATCACCACATCATTCCTGTGTTTTAAGATGTGGGAAAATGGGGAGTGTGGCACTAAGCAGTAGGGACATCCACACTCGAAAGCGTCAAGTAATCCACTATCCTGCGTATCACAGCGCTTCGCCCGAGAAAGTAGTAGACCCTACGGGAGGTGGTAACTCATACCTTGGTGCATTTTGTCTTGGTTACTCGCTCACGCAAGATTTACACGTTGCAAGCATTTGTGGGAATTTAGCTGCTGGATGTGTCATCGAGCAAGTGGGGATCCCGCATTTCGACCATAGTACAAGACAGTGGAACGGGTTAACCCTTCCACAGAGGATTCATCACTATTTGCAAACTTATCATATTTCTCAGTATACATCACTAGATATGTACCAACAACTATCGCCATGA
- the VAC8 gene encoding protein anchor VAC8 (highly similar to uniprot|P39968 Saccharomyces cerevisiae YEL013W VAC8 Phosphorylated vacuolar membrane protein that interacts with Atg13p required for the cytoplasm-to-vacuole targeting (Cvt) pathway interacts with Nvj1p to form nucleus-vacuole junctions), whose product MGGCCSCLRDSSDEASVLPIADNEREAVTLLLGYLEDKDRFDFYSGKPLKALTTLVYSDNLNLQRSAALAFAEITEKYVRPVSRDVLEPILILLQSQDPQIQVAACAALGNLAVNNENKLLIVEMGGLEPLINQMMGNNVEVQCNAVGCITNLATQDDNKHKIATSGALVPLTRLAKSQHIRVQRNATGALLNMTHSEENRRELVNAGSVPVLVSLLSSADPDVQYYCTTALSNIAVDESNRKKLAQTEPRLVSKLVALMDSPSSRVKCQATLALRNLASDTSYQLEIVRAGGLPHLVKLIQSDSMPLVLASVACIRNISIHPLNEGLIVDAGFLKPLVRLLDFKESEEIQCHAVSTLRNLAASSERNRKEFFESGAVEKCKELALDSPVSVQSEISACFAILALADISKLDLLDANILDALVPMTYSNNQEVSGNAAAALANLCSRINNYTRIIEAWGIPNGGIRGFLARFLHSDYATFEHIALWTILQLLESHNDKVAELVKNDKEIINGVKRMADITFERLQRSGSDGKNNDHDLADSKSSEAAEDASVELYNITQQILQFLN is encoded by the coding sequence atgggaGGCTGTTGTAGTTGCTTGAGGGATAGTTCAGATGAGGCAAGCGTTCTCCCCATTGCCGATAACGAAAGAGAGGCAGTTACGTTACTTCTTGGATATTTAGAAGATAAGGATAGGTTTGATTTTTATTCTGGCAAACCACTAAAGGCTCTAACTACGTTGGTTTATTCCGATAATCTAAATTTACAACGTAGTGCGGCATTAGCATTTGCAGAGATTACGGAGAAGTATGTTCGTCCTGTATCGAGAGATGTTTTAGAACCAATCCTCATATTGTTGCAAAGTCAAGATCCTCAGATACAGGTTGCTGCATGTGCAGCTTTGGGTAATTTAGCTGTTAACaatgaaaataaattgTTGATTGTGGAAATGGGCGGATTGGAACCATTGATTAATCAAATGATGGGTAATAATGTTGAAGTTCAATGTAATGCAGTAGGCTGCATTACTAACTTGGCAACTCAAGATGACAACAAACACAAAATTGCTACTTCTGGTGCATTAGTACCTTTAACCAGGTTGGCAAAATCTCAACATATAAGAGTTCAAAGAAATGCCACTGGTGCTTTACTAAACATGACACATTCAGAGGAGAATAGAAGAGAATTGGTTAATGCAGGTTCTGTTCCAGTTCTCGTTTCACTTTTATCAAGTGCTGATCCTGACGTCCAATATTATTGTACTACTGCATTATCAAACATTGCAGTTGATGAGTCAaatagaaagaaattggcGCAGACTGAACCACGTTTGGTATCTAAATTAGTGGCCCTAATGGATTCGCCATCTTCCAGAGTTAAATGTCAGGCAACATTGGCATTAAGGAATTTGGCATCAGATACTTCATATCAACTGGAAATTGTGAGAGCTGGTGGATTGCCTCACTTGGTTAAATTGATTCAAAGCGATTCAATGCCATTAGTTTTGGCAAGTGTTGCTTGTATTAGAAACATATCTATTCATCCATTGAATGAGGGTCTAATAGTTGATGCGGGTTTCTTAAAGCCATTGGTTAGACTACtagattttaaagaatctgaagaaattcaatgTCATGCTGTTTCAACATTGAGAAATTTAGCAGCTTCATCAGAACGGAATCGTAAAGAGTTTTTCGAAAGTGGTGCCGTGGAAAAATGTAAGGAGTTGGCATTGGATAGTCCGGTTAGCGTACAAAGTGAAATTTCTGCATGTTTTGCCATCTTAGCGTTGGCTGACATTTCCAAGCTGGATCTCTTGGATGCAAACATCTTAGACGCTTTAGTACCAATGACTTATTCTAATAATCAAGAAGTTTCGGGTaatgctgctgctgctttAGCTAACCTCTGTTCCCGGATCAATAATTATACTAGAATTATTGAAGCTTGGGGCATTCCTAATGGTGGTATTAGAGGATTTTTGGCAAGATTTTTACACAGTGATTATGCAACTTTTGAACATATCGCATTGTGGACAATTTTACAGTTGCTAGAAAGTCATAACGATAAAGTAGCAGAATTAGtgaaaaatgataaagaaataatTAATGGGGTTAAAAGAATGGCAGATATTACTTTTGAACGTTTGCAAAGATCAGGTTCAGACGGTAAGAATAATGATCACGATTTGGcagattctaaatcttcgGAAGCTGCAGAGGATGCAAGCGTAGAGTTGTATAATATTACACAACAAATCCTGCAGTTTCTGAATTGA
- the RHB1 gene encoding putative GTPase RHB1 (similar to uniprot|P25378 Saccharomyces cerevisiae YCR027C RHB1 Putative Rheb-related GTPase involved in regulating canavanine resistance and arginine uptake member of the Ras superfamily of G-proteins), giving the protein MSYNQPSFQRKIAVLGARNVGKTTLTVRFVEEHFVESYYPTIENDFTKIVQFKGNNYTLEILDTAGQDEFSLLNAKSLIGVKGIVLCYSVSNRPSFELIPVVWDKLVDQLGRDDLPCVVVANKIDVRDSASSTEFISSQEGRELAKTIGSTDGKHKAGFVECSAKQDVNVEGAYRAVLEKMRQQELGTGDSNGDSKCLMM; this is encoded by the coding sequence ATGAGTTATAATCAGCCATCATTTCAGAGGAAAATAGCGGTATTAGGTGCAAGAAACGTCGGAAAGACTACGCTTACGGTAAGATTTGTAGAAGAACATTTTGTCGAATCTTATTACCCCACGATTGAAAACGACTTTACCAAGATTGTCCAGTTTAAAGGTAACAATTATACTTTAGAGATATTAGATACTGCTGGTCAAGATGAATTCTCTCTTCTAAATGCCAAATCTTTAATTGGTGTCAAAGGTATTGTACTGTGTTATAGCGTTTCCAATAGGCCTAGTTTTGAGCTAATTCCGGTAGTTTGGGACAAACTAGTAGACCAATTGGGCAGAGACGATCTACCAtgtgttgttgttgctaATAAAATCGACGTTAGAGACAGTGCTTCGTCCACGGAATTCATTTCTAGTCAAGAGGGCCGCGAATTAGCTAAAACAATTGGTAGTACGGATGGAAAACACAAAGCAGGATTTGTTGAGTGTAGTGCAAAGCAAGATGTTAATGTCGAAGGAGCATATAGAGCAGTATTAGAAAAAATGCGTCAGCAAGAGTTGGGTACTGGTGATTCAAACGGGGACTCTAAATGTTTAATGATGTGA